The Acinetobacter defluvii genome includes a region encoding these proteins:
- a CDS encoding TMEM175 family protein, with the protein MNKLRLETISDGIFAIIITVMLLELKIPEGHDLSALKGELHLIFSYILSFIYIGIYWNNHHHLFQVVKSINGKILWVNLHLMFWLTMIPLTTGWSAYSNYAQIPTALYAFILFMCSLSYRLLEKTLIKSEGADSLAANLLGKDNKLFISVILYGTSIFLSFINPKLTLLTLAILAVFWFLPNKKIEQYFKDHHSEA; encoded by the coding sequence ATGAATAAGCTCCGATTAGAAACGATCAGTGATGGAATTTTTGCAATTATTATTACGGTCATGTTATTGGAGCTTAAAATTCCTGAAGGTCATGATCTATCCGCACTTAAAGGTGAGTTACATCTGATTTTTAGTTATATCTTGAGTTTTATTTATATCGGGATTTATTGGAATAATCATCACCATTTATTTCAAGTGGTAAAAAGCATTAATGGTAAAATTTTATGGGTAAATTTGCATTTAATGTTTTGGCTCACCATGATTCCTTTGACTACAGGATGGTCGGCTTATAGTAACTATGCCCAAATACCAACAGCCCTGTATGCATTTATTCTGTTTATGTGTTCATTGTCTTATCGTTTATTGGAAAAAACGCTGATCAAGTCAGAGGGAGCAGATTCTTTAGCTGCCAACTTATTGGGTAAGGATAATAAATTATTTATTTCGGTCATCCTTTATGGCACATCCATTTTTCTTAGTTTCATCAATCCTAAATTGACTTTACTTACTTTAGCGATACTGGCAGTTTTTTGGTTTTTACCCAATAAAAAGATTGAACAATATTTTAAAGATCATCACAGTGAAGCATGA
- a CDS encoding carbohydrate porin, with protein MSSFIKQVVPLFSLMTMPVYAAENAFDKNSRYLLGDWNGKRTELVEKGIKLDATTTVDTAYLADGGYDSGQTPKYASQFLLGSTLDMEKLANWDGVTIRSTVTARQGQSVSSDAISDSSIAHIANVQAIYGRGNSKSRLTELSVEKNFKDQGLNIKLGRLGIGADFNVMSCDFQNNSFCASQMGKWQSGIWYNSPIAQWGGRLKYQINPEVAAQIGVYEYNPQNALERHGWNLDTDQADGVTIPVEMIWQPKAFLNGLSGTYRVGAMYNTADEVKNQKDIRTGEAENHTYGFWFNFDQQLTSTGLDQQGLHSFANFTFHNRSTNKVDNSQQIGLKYYGLVDEFPNDNLGFGINRIHVNDRFREGKPQYDADAEYNIELNYSYNPTKWLMLRPSLQYIVHPGASYDLDNALVFALGTKVIF; from the coding sequence ATGTCAAGTTTTATTAAACAAGTAGTTCCACTTTTTTCATTGATGACTATGCCAGTCTATGCAGCAGAAAATGCCTTTGATAAAAATAGTCGCTATTTATTGGGGGATTGGAATGGAAAGCGAACTGAACTTGTCGAAAAAGGTATTAAGTTAGATGCAACAACTACTGTAGATACTGCATATTTGGCAGATGGTGGTTATGATTCGGGACAAACCCCAAAATATGCCAGTCAGTTTTTATTAGGTTCTACTTTAGACATGGAAAAATTGGCAAATTGGGACGGTGTTACCATTCGTAGCACTGTAACCGCTCGCCAAGGGCAAAGTGTATCTTCGGACGCTATTTCTGATTCTTCTATCGCTCATATTGCGAATGTCCAAGCCATTTATGGACGGGGCAATAGTAAAAGTCGTCTAACAGAATTGTCTGTAGAAAAGAATTTTAAAGATCAAGGATTAAATATTAAGTTAGGACGTTTAGGGATTGGTGCTGACTTTAATGTGATGTCTTGTGATTTTCAAAATAATTCATTTTGCGCATCACAAATGGGTAAATGGCAAAGTGGAATCTGGTATAACTCGCCCATCGCACAGTGGGGTGGGCGTTTAAAATACCAGATCAACCCTGAAGTTGCTGCACAAATTGGGGTATATGAATATAACCCACAAAATGCTTTAGAACGACATGGTTGGAATCTAGATACTGATCAAGCGGATGGTGTGACCATTCCCGTCGAAATGATTTGGCAACCAAAAGCATTTTTGAATGGTTTGTCAGGAACATATCGTGTCGGTGCAATGTATAACACTGCGGATGAGGTTAAAAATCAAAAAGATATTCGCACCGGTGAGGCTGAAAATCATACCTATGGCTTTTGGTTTAATTTTGATCAACAGCTGACTTCGACTGGTTTAGATCAACAAGGTTTACACAGTTTTGCTAATTTTACTTTCCATAATCGTAGCACTAACAAAGTTGATAACTCTCAACAAATTGGGTTGAAATATTATGGTTTAGTGGATGAGTTCCCAAATGATAATTTAGGTTTTGGTATTAACCGTATTCATGTGAATGATCGTTTTCGTGAAGGCAAGCCACAGTATGATGCGGATGCAGAGTATAATATTGAATTAAACTATAGCTATAATCCAACCAAATGGCTGATGTTACGTCCAAGTTTGCAATATATCGTGCATCCAGGTGCCTCATATGATTTAGATAATGCTTTAGTATTCGCCTTAGGGACTAAAGTTATTTTCTAA
- a CDS encoding dynamin family protein: MLKNSAIQALIQLCKVPQTPSELSSSLQALQNWRDQLNQNLEQILCTRSHALHPKSVLAKQLQTLKQFLLDHRQNWDSKWLEFAPAQSLADAFNHKVMLLVFGKFNAGKSSLCNLLADYFHIQGQHVQYFHLDQGEIIYADTPFKEGATETTVRLQGVCLGESLVLFDTPGLHSVTPENAELTQRFIDSADGVLWLSSSSSPGQVQELDALAQELRRHKPLLPIITRSDQVEEDEIDGEICTLLCNKSTTQRTLQEHDVLQRSQEKLITMAVDPLLLKHPVSVSAQMARQANFSTQAMSEAGFEHLFNALLAIIRPVLDYKQRKPTEMYLHYLQEHILQTLQEIEASTVKDIETQLAQMQAALERQQNKIIEQTWRNVVPQIPALLDQYPEKQSIQAIVETIQQWTIDALSEQITLQFADYAIQIDPVLSLALEQALSHEILSTTTPVQENLFEHEVLYKALSAQLQLQLRDISDKIIEQCTEILAAETFEIEKLQQHILESAQELNSIAHGMRHTT; the protein is encoded by the coding sequence ATGCTAAAAAACAGCGCTATTCAGGCACTTATTCAACTCTGCAAAGTGCCGCAGACACCCTCAGAGCTTAGCTCATCTTTACAAGCATTACAAAACTGGCGAGATCAACTGAACCAAAACCTAGAACAAATTCTGTGCACAAGAAGTCATGCACTACACCCTAAAAGTGTGCTTGCAAAACAACTTCAAACACTGAAGCAATTCCTTTTAGACCATCGACAAAACTGGGACAGCAAATGGCTTGAGTTTGCCCCAGCACAATCACTGGCTGATGCCTTTAACCATAAAGTGATGCTTTTGGTTTTTGGTAAATTTAACGCAGGCAAAAGTTCTTTATGTAATCTCCTTGCGGATTATTTTCATATTCAAGGACAACATGTTCAATATTTTCATTTAGATCAAGGTGAAATTATTTATGCTGATACCCCGTTTAAAGAAGGTGCCACTGAAACTACTGTACGCTTGCAAGGTGTTTGTTTGGGTGAAAGTTTAGTCCTATTTGACACGCCTGGACTCCACTCTGTCACCCCTGAAAATGCTGAACTTACCCAACGTTTTATCGATAGTGCTGATGGTGTTTTATGGCTAAGCAGTTCATCTTCCCCAGGACAAGTTCAAGAACTAGATGCTCTTGCACAAGAGTTACGCCGTCATAAGCCATTACTGCCGATCATCACACGTAGCGACCAAGTTGAAGAAGATGAGATAGACGGCGAAATTTGCACTTTACTTTGTAATAAAAGTACAACACAACGTACCTTACAAGAACATGATGTTTTACAACGTAGCCAAGAAAAACTCATAACAATGGCAGTTGACCCATTACTTTTAAAACATCCCGTTTCTGTTTCAGCACAAATGGCACGCCAAGCTAATTTTTCCACACAAGCAATGTCTGAAGCAGGATTTGAGCATTTATTTAATGCTTTACTGGCTATTATCCGTCCTGTTTTAGACTATAAGCAAAGAAAACCTACTGAAATGTATTTGCATTATTTACAAGAACATATTCTACAAACTTTACAAGAGATTGAGGCAAGCACGGTCAAAGACATTGAAACGCAACTGGCACAGATGCAAGCGGCTTTAGAACGGCAACAAAATAAAATCATTGAACAGACATGGCGTAATGTTGTACCGCAAATCCCTGCTTTACTTGACCAATATCCAGAAAAACAATCTATTCAAGCTATTGTTGAAACGATCCAGCAATGGACAATAGATGCTTTATCTGAACAAATAACATTACAATTTGCAGATTATGCTATTCAGATTGACCCAGTACTTTCTTTGGCTTTAGAACAAGCCCTTAGTCATGAAATCCTTTCAACCACAACTCCCGTACAAGAAAATCTATTTGAACATGAAGTTTTGTATAAGGCGCTCAGCGCACAATTACAGTTGCAACTGCGTGATATAAGCGACAAAATCATTGAGCAATGTACTGAAATTTTAGCAGCTGAAACTTTTGAAATAGAAAAGTTACAGCAACATATTTTAGAATCAGCGCAAGAGCTAAACAGCATTGCTCATGGTATGCGCCATACTACTTAA
- a CDS encoding GTPase gives MDMHVFEQATQDILTVLPQSSPNFARLRELAHTNASPIVTVIGKYNHGKSRLLNELIGEDVFAVADRRETIALAEHQHQQVRWLDAPGLDADVFGQDDHLAHEALWTQSDIRLFIHSVREGELDSAEHPLIQQLHQDQQCSQRQTLLVLTQIDQIADPNVLADILATISQQVPNTPLFPVSATRHRQAIAGNKQVLLKKSGMIELSEALTTALNHVPQARLHEKKHIITETQSQLQQLKQQHQQDLEQLQQLQITQRQAFEQDLNKVLDKIQDDLQPLFQISGTDEALVPDSFENMFKMTAGKQERARIQVAYSRACIDINSHLIRYGVVGLPSPQQTNVRSLDTVMVAVMGVSVKFRDDLKKIFCSTSGRERLQREFAHYFELSVDREALKQNITALNKLLALDEKASIALQHLELELC, from the coding sequence ATGGATATGCACGTTTTCGAACAGGCAACACAAGATATTTTAACTGTTTTACCGCAAAGTAGCCCAAATTTTGCTCGTCTTAGAGAATTAGCACACACCAACGCAAGTCCTATTGTGACAGTAATTGGTAAATACAACCATGGTAAAAGTAGACTATTAAATGAGTTGATCGGTGAGGATGTCTTTGCTGTCGCTGATCGTAGAGAAACCATCGCCTTGGCTGAACATCAACACCAACAAGTACGATGGTTAGATGCACCAGGTTTAGATGCCGATGTATTCGGTCAAGATGATCATCTTGCGCATGAAGCACTGTGGACACAATCAGATATACGCTTATTTATCCATTCTGTTCGAGAAGGTGAGCTGGATTCTGCCGAACATCCTTTAATCCAACAATTACATCAAGATCAACAATGTAGCCAACGCCAAACCTTACTCGTCCTCACACAAATTGATCAAATTGCAGATCCAAATGTTTTAGCAGATATTCTTGCTACTATTTCTCAACAAGTACCCAATACCCCACTATTTCCTGTTTCAGCAACACGGCACAGACAAGCCATCGCAGGCAATAAACAAGTGTTACTCAAAAAAAGTGGCATGATTGAGCTAAGCGAAGCGCTGACTACCGCTTTAAATCATGTGCCACAGGCACGCTTGCATGAAAAAAAGCACATCATTACTGAAACTCAAAGTCAGCTTCAACAATTAAAACAACAACATCAACAAGATCTTGAACAACTCCAACAGCTTCAAATCACACAACGACAAGCATTTGAACAAGATTTAAATAAAGTACTGGATAAAATTCAGGATGACCTACAGCCTTTATTTCAAATTTCGGGTACTGATGAAGCTTTAGTTCCTGATTCATTTGAAAATATGTTTAAAATGACAGCGGGAAAACAAGAACGTGCTCGCATCCAAGTGGCTTACTCTCGTGCATGTATCGACATAAACAGTCATTTAATTCGTTATGGTGTGGTGGGTTTACCTAGCCCTCAACAAACCAATGTCCGCAGTTTAGATACAGTCATGGTTGCAGTAATGGGTGTGTCGGTAAAGTTCCGTGATGATTTAAAAAAAATCTTCTGCTCAACTTCAGGACGTGAACGTTTACAACGTGAGTTTGCACATTATTTTGAACTTTCGGTAGATCGTGAAGCATTAAAGCAAAATATCACTGCGCTCAATAAATTATTGGCATTAGATGAAAAAGCATCTATTGCACTCCAACATTTGGAGCTGGAATTATGCTAA
- the catA gene encoding catechol 1,2-dioxygenase yields the protein MNVKIFDTQEVQDFLRLASGLEQEGGNPRVKQITHRILSDLFKMIEDLDITSDEYWAGIAYLNQLGSSQEAALLSPGLGLDRFLDMRMDAEDEALGVKNGTPRTIEGPLYVAGAPVEHGFARLDDGSDPDGQLLIMHGVVYDADNQPIPNAQVEVWHANTKGFYSHFDPTGEQVPFNMRRTIITDDQGRYRFQSIVPKGYGCPPEGPTQQLLNQLGRHGNRPAHIHFFITADGHRKLTTQLNMENDPLVYDDFAYATREGLVVPVIEHTDEATIKANGVDAPFSELIFDFKLSKLVDGVDNQLVDRPRLQA from the coding sequence ATGAATGTAAAGATTTTTGACACACAAGAAGTACAAGATTTTCTGCGTTTAGCAAGCGGTTTAGAGCAAGAAGGCGGTAACCCTCGTGTCAAACAAATCACGCATCGTATTCTTTCTGATTTATTTAAGATGATTGAAGACTTAGATATTACTTCAGATGAATATTGGGCAGGGATTGCATACCTAAATCAATTAGGCTCAAGTCAAGAAGCTGCATTATTATCACCTGGTTTAGGCTTAGACCGTTTCCTTGATATGCGTATGGATGCTGAAGATGAAGCTTTAGGCGTTAAAAATGGTACGCCACGTACAATTGAAGGTCCATTATATGTCGCAGGTGCGCCAGTAGAACATGGTTTTGCACGCCTTGATGATGGCAGCGATCCAGATGGTCAATTGTTAATTATGCATGGTGTTGTTTATGATGCAGATAATCAACCTATTCCAAATGCACAAGTAGAAGTATGGCATGCCAATACCAAAGGCTTCTATTCCCACTTCGACCCAACAGGTGAACAAGTGCCTTTCAACATGCGCCGTACCATTATCACTGATGATCAAGGTCGCTACCGTTTCCAAAGTATCGTGCCTAAAGGCTATGGTTGCCCACCAGAAGGTCCAACACAGCAGCTTTTAAACCAATTAGGTCGTCATGGTAACCGCCCTGCACACATTCACTTTTTCATCACGGCTGATGGTCATCGTAAGTTAACGACACAGTTAAATATGGAAAATGACCCATTGGTGTATGACGACTTTGCATATGCAACACGTGAAGGCTTAGTGGTTCCAGTAATTGAACATACGGATGAAGCAACTATTAAAGCCAACGGTGTAGATGCGCCATTCTCTGAACTGATCTTTGACTTTAAATTAAGTAAGTTGGTAGATGGTGTGGATAACCAATTGGTTGATCGCCCTCGTCTGCAAGCTTAA
- a CDS encoding FMN-binding glutamate synthase family protein, whose product MASPAQAIRSKFFNTFFSRYSVWFLCLFIALYLTWTIFLHESHYIYYFFSDTVLHIACVISIILSIVGFYDILQSKHAILRNYPIMGHFRFFFESFRPEIRQYFIESDEDALPFSRSQRSLVYQRAKNENADKPFGSIIDVYQDDYRFLNHSLSPCTPADHNSFRIDIGNEQCSQPYSASIMNISAMSFGSLSANAIRALNKGAKMGNFYHDTGEGSLSPYHLEYGGDIVWELGSGYFGCRTLDGKFDPEKFQQQAINPVIKMIEIKLSQGAKPGHGGILPKNKISEEIAQIRGISRDHDCVSPASHSAFRTPIEMMHFIQKLRDLSGGKPVGFKLCIGQPWQFMGIVKAMLITKIYPDFIVVDGSEGGTGAAPIELIDHMGTPLREGLLFVHNTLVGAGIRDKVKIGASGKIISAFDIASTMAMGADWVNSARGFMFAVGCIQAQSCHTNQCPVGVATQDKERQKALDVPDKSQRVFHFQQNTLKALAEMIAAAGLQHPIQIKPHHLAQRINDREIKNYAQLYFWIKQGELLNCEDKDEENFYFRMWNLATAEKF is encoded by the coding sequence ATGGCAAGCCCTGCTCAAGCAATCAGAAGTAAGTTTTTTAATACTTTTTTCTCTCGATATTCTGTTTGGTTTCTTTGTTTATTTATTGCGCTTTATCTGACATGGACGATTTTCCTGCATGAATCGCATTATATTTATTACTTTTTTTCGGACACAGTACTGCATATAGCTTGTGTGATCAGCATTATTCTGAGTATCGTTGGCTTTTATGACATTCTTCAAAGTAAACATGCCATTCTAAGAAATTATCCAATTATGGGGCATTTCCGTTTTTTCTTTGAAAGCTTTCGCCCTGAAATTCGTCAATATTTTATCGAATCTGACGAAGATGCACTGCCATTTTCACGCTCACAACGTAGTTTAGTCTATCAACGTGCCAAAAATGAAAATGCCGATAAACCTTTTGGTTCGATTATTGATGTCTACCAAGATGATTATCGCTTCTTAAACCATTCACTCTCACCTTGTACGCCTGCTGATCATAATAGTTTCCGTATTGATATTGGCAATGAGCAATGTAGCCAGCCTTACAGTGCTTCGATTATGAATATTTCTGCGATGAGTTTTGGCAGTTTAAGTGCCAATGCCATTCGTGCTTTAAACAAAGGTGCGAAGATGGGGAATTTTTATCATGATACAGGTGAAGGAAGTCTAAGCCCTTATCATCTTGAATATGGTGGAGATATTGTTTGGGAGCTTGGCAGTGGTTATTTTGGTTGTCGAACTTTAGATGGAAAGTTCGATCCTGAGAAATTTCAGCAACAAGCCATCAATCCTGTGATTAAAATGATTGAAATCAAACTTTCACAAGGTGCTAAACCAGGTCATGGCGGCATTTTACCTAAAAATAAAATCAGTGAAGAAATCGCTCAAATTCGTGGTATTTCGCGTGACCACGATTGTGTTTCTCCAGCCTCACACTCAGCATTTCGTACTCCGATTGAAATGATGCATTTCATTCAAAAATTACGTGATCTTTCTGGGGGCAAACCCGTTGGTTTCAAACTCTGTATCGGGCAGCCATGGCAATTTATGGGTATTGTCAAAGCTATGCTCATTACAAAAATTTATCCTGATTTTATCGTGGTGGATGGTTCTGAGGGCGGTACAGGTGCAGCACCAATTGAACTGATTGACCACATGGGTACACCATTGCGTGAAGGTTTATTGTTTGTACATAATACGCTTGTCGGAGCGGGAATCCGAGATAAAGTTAAAATTGGGGCAAGTGGAAAAATTATCAGTGCCTTTGATATTGCCAGTACTATGGCGATGGGCGCAGATTGGGTTAATTCGGCACGTGGCTTTATGTTTGCAGTGGGGTGTATCCAAGCACAAAGTTGTCATACCAACCAATGTCCTGTTGGCGTTGCAACACAAGACAAAGAGCGCCAAAAAGCTTTGGATGTACCAGATAAATCGCAACGTGTTTTCCATTTCCAACAAAATACGCTGAAAGCATTAGCGGAAATGATCGCTGCGGCTGGATTACAACATCCTATTCAAATCAAGCCACATCATTTAGCACAACGTATCAATGATCGAGAAATCAAAAACTACGCACAATTGTATTTTTGGATAAAACAAGGCGAATTATTAAATTGTGAGGATAAAGATGAAGAAAACTTTTATTTTAGAATGTGGAATTTAGCCACTGCTGAAAAGTTTTAA
- the tehB gene encoding SAM-dependent methyltransferase TehB, with protein sequence MNDLRCYQQLPIWQRDTLPEGFKQKHNTKENTWAKLNIFNGTLDFAMLNEQGEILSEHQFSIEQQPPFIAPQAWHKIVSTSDDIECQLSFYCEPQFYYTKKYQLTATHSEILAATPSIPVGKALDVGCGTGRNSLYLNQLGFEVDAFDVSSTSIQKLNDIIQTEKLAHIQTEIRDLNTDQQITGDYDFIFSTVVMMFLQPETIPALIQNMQNATRSGGFNLIVCAMDTEDYPVLPNFPFSFKPNELKEYYQDWEILKYNENVGELHRTDEQGNRIKQRFATLWAKKP encoded by the coding sequence ATGAATGACTTACGTTGTTATCAACAACTCCCCATTTGGCAGCGTGACACTCTTCCAGAAGGCTTTAAACAAAAACATAATACCAAAGAAAATACGTGGGCAAAGTTGAATATATTCAATGGCACTCTAGACTTTGCAATGCTCAATGAACAAGGTGAAATCTTATCTGAACATCAATTTAGTATAGAGCAGCAACCACCTTTTATTGCACCACAAGCGTGGCATAAAATCGTATCGACCAGTGATGATATCGAATGTCAACTCAGTTTTTATTGTGAACCTCAATTTTACTATACGAAAAAATATCAACTGACAGCCACCCATTCAGAAATTTTAGCCGCAACTCCCTCAATTCCTGTCGGAAAAGCCTTAGATGTTGGATGTGGTACAGGACGAAATAGCCTTTATTTAAATCAGCTTGGTTTTGAAGTTGATGCTTTTGATGTGAGCTCAACGAGCATTCAAAAGTTAAATGATATTATTCAAACGGAAAAGCTAGCCCATATTCAGACTGAAATTCGGGATTTAAATACAGATCAACAGATTACGGGAGATTATGATTTTATCTTTTCAACCGTAGTCATGATGTTTTTACAACCTGAAACTATTCCAGCCCTGATTCAAAATATGCAAAATGCAACGCGTTCAGGTGGTTTTAATCTTATCGTTTGTGCGATGGATACTGAAGACTATCCTGTATTGCCAAATTTCCCTTTTAGTTTTAAACCCAATGAATTAAAAGAATATTATCAGGATTGGGAAATCTTAAAATACAATGAAAATGTCGGTGAGTTACATCGTACGGATGAACAAGGCAATCGAATTAAACAGCGTTTCGCAACTTTATGGGCAAAAAAACCGTAA
- a CDS encoding ribosomal protein uL16 3-hydroxylase, which produces MSQPLDVLGGITAEQFLCEYWQKKPLLVRKALPEIANILVPDDVMELALDENVTARLIKQKDKDPNQWTVKNSPLIKGDFQKMPKLWTLLVQAVDHYSFDLAELWKKFPFIPQWRRDDIMVSYAPQGGSVGKHFDFYDVFLVQGYGNRRWQLGQMCDAESEFVEGQPLKLLPEIDVHFDEVLAPGDLLYVPPGLSHYGVAENDCLTFSFGFRMPNVPDMMDRVCDKFSENEALKNPLHDIIRDQVSRAGEVTENELSYLKSEIFKQLQNSLVLDDAIMSLMSESKYPENIPEAEEIGTGDLEDALDQGYLLQLQPASRLLYSDQDQQVLFWANGEGLCISEQFTPFLQKIADGQTIALNLDLADEDILEDVVMLLNESILMLVPTEE; this is translated from the coding sequence ATGTCACAACCTTTAGACGTTTTAGGCGGAATCACCGCAGAACAATTTCTCTGTGAATATTGGCAAAAAAAACCACTACTTGTACGCAAAGCACTCCCTGAAATTGCCAATATTTTAGTTCCTGACGATGTAATGGAGTTGGCGCTGGATGAAAATGTCACAGCACGTTTGATCAAACAAAAAGACAAAGATCCAAACCAATGGACAGTAAAAAACTCACCATTAATCAAAGGTGATTTCCAGAAAATGCCAAAATTGTGGACACTTTTGGTACAAGCAGTAGATCACTACTCTTTTGATTTAGCTGAACTTTGGAAAAAATTTCCATTTATTCCCCAATGGCGTCGTGATGACATCATGGTGTCTTATGCACCACAAGGTGGATCAGTTGGAAAACATTTTGATTTTTATGATGTTTTTTTAGTACAAGGCTATGGCAACCGCCGTTGGCAACTCGGTCAAATGTGTGATGCTGAGTCTGAATTTGTTGAAGGTCAGCCTCTTAAATTATTGCCTGAGATCGATGTTCATTTTGATGAGGTTTTAGCCCCAGGCGATTTGCTTTATGTTCCACCTGGGCTGTCGCATTATGGTGTGGCAGAAAATGATTGCTTAACCTTTTCATTTGGCTTTCGTATGCCAAATGTGCCTGACATGATGGATCGTGTCTGTGACAAGTTTTCAGAAAATGAAGCTTTAAAAAATCCATTACACGATATTATTCGTGATCAAGTTTCTCGTGCGGGTGAAGTCACTGAGAATGAACTCAGCTATTTAAAATCAGAAATTTTCAAACAATTGCAAAACTCACTGGTACTTGATGATGCCATTATGAGTTTAATGTCTGAATCTAAATATCCTGAAAATATCCCTGAGGCTGAGGAAATTGGTACAGGTGATTTAGAAGATGCCTTAGATCAGGGTTATTTGCTGCAACTCCAACCTGCTTCACGTTTGCTTTATTCAGATCAAGACCAACAGGTGCTATTTTGGGCAAATGGTGAAGGGCTTTGTATTTCCGAACAATTTACGCCTTTTTTGCAAAAAATCGCAGATGGTCAAACCATCGCGCTGAATTTAGACTTGGCAGATGAAGATATTTTAGAAGACGTGGTTATGCTGTTAAATGAATCTATTTTGATGCTTGTACCAACAGAAGAATAA
- a CDS encoding UTRA domain-containing protein, which yields MPAQETSSRVPKYIAIRDAIAHEIESGQWSTNTKLASERVLMEQFATTRVAVREALLALEMDGLIYRLDRRGWFVRAPRIIYRPQSTKSFNQYVTEQGGVPSTELISAELVQATAWDATHLKVNVGDDIYSMWRRRSINGRPAVVEHLRINASLFPQFLEQNLEDSITILMAEHYQRQLTRAHISLYPTVLSEQQAKALHVNVGSMGLYICRTNCDQNGVITDVDQEYWLHDVLDLHFEASE from the coding sequence ATGCCTGCCCAAGAAACATCTTCACGTGTTCCCAAATATATTGCCATTCGAGATGCGATTGCCCATGAAATCGAGTCAGGGCAATGGAGTACCAATACCAAACTTGCTTCTGAACGTGTATTAATGGAGCAGTTTGCAACTACACGCGTTGCGGTGCGAGAAGCTTTGTTGGCTTTGGAAATGGATGGACTGATTTATCGTTTAGACCGCCGTGGTTGGTTTGTTCGTGCGCCACGCATTATTTACCGTCCGCAATCGACCAAAAGTTTTAACCAATATGTCACTGAACAGGGCGGTGTACCAAGTACCGAATTGATTTCTGCGGAATTGGTACAAGCAACCGCTTGGGATGCAACACATTTAAAAGTGAATGTGGGCGATGACATTTATTCGATGTGGCGACGACGCAGTATTAATGGGCGTCCTGCGGTAGTGGAACATTTACGGATTAATGCAAGTTTATTTCCCCAATTTTTAGAACAAAATTTAGAAGATTCAATCACGATTCTGATGGCGGAACATTACCAACGCCAATTAACTCGTGCACATATCAGCCTTTATCCAACTGTATTGTCGGAGCAACAAGCCAAGGCTTTGCATGTCAATGTGGGCAGTATGGGCTTGTATATTTGCCGTACCAATTGTGATCAAAATGGAGTGATTACCGATGTTGATCAAGAATATTGGCTGCATGATGTGCTTGATTTACATTTTGAAGCGTCAGAATAA